A window of the Brassica oleracea var. oleracea cultivar TO1000 chromosome C1, BOL, whole genome shotgun sequence genome harbors these coding sequences:
- the LOC106304748 gene encoding LOW QUALITY PROTEIN: AP-1 complex subunit sigma-1 (The sequence of the model RefSeq protein was modified relative to this genomic sequence to represent the inferred CDS: inserted 1 base in 1 codon; deleted 2 bases in 1 codon), giving the protein MDRLMSLCXPSLNLRMHRSLIASLEIQSCYLLSGHSLISSCLASGFGSIHFVLLVSRQGKVRLTKWYSPYTQKERSKVIRELSGVILNRGPKLCNFIEWRGYKVVYKRYASLYFCMCIDAEDNELEVLEIIHHYVEILDRYFGSVCELDLIFHFHKAYYILDELLIAGELQESSKKTVARIISAQDQMVEAAKEEAGSISYIIAQAT; this is encoded by the exons ATGGATCGTCTGATGTCTTTGT TTCCTTCTTTGAATCTGAGAATGCATCGTAGTTTAATTGCTTCCTTAGAGATACAAAGTTGCTACCTTTTATCTGGACATTCTTTAATATCT TCATGCTTAGCTTCTGGGTTTGGTTCT ATACATTTTGTGCTTCTTGTTAGCCGCCAAGGAAAAGTCAGGCTCACCAAATGGTATTCGCCTTATACGCAGAAGGAAAGATCTAAG GTTATACGTGAGCTCAGTGGAGTGATTCTGAACCGAGGTCCCAAGCTCTGCAACTTTATCGAGTGGAGGGGTTACAAAGTCGTCTACAAAAGATACGCGAGCCTCTACTTCTGTATGTGTATTGATGCGGAGGATAACGAGTTGGAGGTCCTTGAGATCATTCATCACTACGTTGAGATCCTCGACCGCTATTTCGGAAGT GTGTGTGAGCTCGATTTGATTTTTCACTTCCACAAG GCGTATTACATATTGGACGAGCTTTTGATTGCCGGTGAGCTCCAAGAGTCAAGCAAGAAAACAGTTGCCAGGATTATCTCTGCTCAG GATCAAATGGTGGAAGCTGCAAAAGAGGAGGCTGGTTCCATTAGCTACATCATCGCTCAAGCTACTTAA
- the LOC106294220 gene encoding AT-hook motif nuclear-localized protein 25 has product MSGYMHPLLGQELHLQRPEDSRTPPDHNNMELNRSGADEAKGETTPTGGGAASSATASGSSSGRRPRGRPAGSKNKPKPPTIITRDSPNVLRSHVLEVTSGSDISEAVSTYATRRGCGVCVLSATGAVTNVTIRQPAAPTGGGVITLHGRFEILSLTGTALPPPAPPGAGGLTVYLAGGQGQVVGGNVAGSLIASGPVVLMAASFANAVYDRLPMEEEETPPPRTTGVQQPQSAASQSSEVTRSEAQMGESNMGGRNGGVAFYNLGMNMNNFQFSGGDIFGLNGGGGGGGGGDGGGVTRPAF; this is encoded by the coding sequence ATGTCTGGCTATATGCACCCTCTTCTAGGGCAAGAACTGCATCTACAGAGACCTGAAGATTCCAGAACCCCACCTGACCATAATAACATGGAACTCAACAGATCTGGAGCAGATGAAGCAAAGGGAGAAACCACTCCCACCGGTGGAGGAGCAGCCAGCTCAGCAACCGCCTCTGGCTCTTCCTCGGGACGCCGTCCACGTGGCCGTCCTGCTGGTTCCAAAAACAAACCCAAACCTCCCACTATTATCACCAGAGATAGTCCTAACGTCCTTAGATCCCACGTTCTTGAAGTTACCTCCGGCTCGGACATATCCGAAGCTGTTTCTACATACGCCACTCGTCGTGGCTGCGGAGTTTGCGTTTTAAGCGCTACCGGTGCGGTCACTAACGTCACCATACGGCAACCGGCGGCTCCTACGGGTGGCGGTGTAATCACACTGCATGGTCGGTTTGAGATTTTGTCTTTGACAGGGACTGCGCTTCCACCGCCTGCGCCGCCGGGAGCGGGAGGTTTGACAGTGTATCTAGCCGGAGGTCAAGGACAGGTTGTAGGAGGGAATGTGGCTGGTTCTTTGATAGCTTCGGGCCCAGTAGTCTTGATGGCTGCGTCCTTTGCAAACGCAGTTTATGATAGGTTACCGATGGAAGAGGAAGAAACTCCACCGCCAAGAACCACTGGAGTACAGCAGCCGCAGTCGGCGGCGTCTCAGTCGTCGGAGGTTACGAGGAGTGAGGCCCAAATGGGTGAGTCGAACATGGGAGGTAGAAACGGAGGAGTTGCTTTCTATAATCTTGGAATGAATATGAACAATTTTCAATTCTCCGGCGGAGATATTTTTGGTCTAAATGGTGGAGGTGGTGGAGGCGGCGGAGGAGATGGTGGCGGTGTTACTAGACCTGCGTTTTAG